The genomic segment TATCTTacaatagttttatttttttataatgaaaaaTACGGAAACAAATTTCTTTGATTGTTGAAAGCTAGAATCTGAAAAGTTTTGGAGAATTGTAGATTTAATTACTGTTGGGTGATATAAATAAGTTAATAGTTGAATTCTTTTTATACAtctaatcataattttaattgaCTGGATTTTATCTGCAAATCCAAGACTGACCATTTGTAAAAAAGTGAGAAATAGAGATAGAGGTAAAAAGACCTCTCCAGtccttttcaatttcaaaattgagcaaatttgttattatatcaatcaaaaacatgtacaattgatggaaaacattggtgtgattaattgtccttagttgctcacCTTCAAAATTGACAGATTAAATTGCTTTGATTTTGTTGGGAGGGAGTAATttgctcaattttgaaattgagaggAGTGGAGAGGTCTTTTTTACCTAGAGATAGAGCAATGGCATaacaaaataaattatcttaattgCATTTTTTTTCTCCTAGAGCAATATGTATGTGGAGAAGAGATCGAGAAACATATCAGATAAAAGCGAAATGAGAAAAACTCCTTCACTGGTAGACCTTTGTGTTAGAACAGTGATAGATAATGTAAGGTACCTTGGAGATGTTGGTGAGACAGATTCACATCTTCTTGAACGTATTCTACCGCATTGTACAGTCGATCAATTATTGCATGTGGAAACAAGTACAAAGGTGAGTTGACTTGCATTGTTTATGCCGCAATTAGATGTTTTTCCTTCaatttctatatatatttaattggGACTGATTAATTGATGTAGGGAAGGGATCTCTGTTCAGTAACTGATAAACTATGGAAGAATTTCTATGAGCTGCAGTTTGGCCGTGAGAGTATGAAAATAGTAATTGAGAGGATGAAGCTAAAGAAAGTATCGTTTAGATGGAGACAGTTGTATGAGGTAATCTTTTAACTTACTTAATAGCTAGGCTGTTGGTGAAATGCGTAGGAACCAGCAATATGCCTTTAATTAAATATCAGCACTGTTATAATACCAACTTCCCCACTAAAGTTCAATGATTTGTTGTATTAGGCAAAATTGAAGGATGTTCAGGAGGCCGAG from the Gossypium hirsutum isolate 1008001.06 chromosome D09, Gossypium_hirsutum_v2.1, whole genome shotgun sequence genome contains:
- the LOC107931305 gene encoding transcription elongation factor B polypeptide 3; protein product: MYVEKRSRNISDKSEMRKTPSLVDLCVRTVIDNVRYLGDVGETDSHLLERILPHCTVDQLLHVETSTKGRDLCSVTDKLWKNFYELQFGRESMKIVIERMKLKKVSFRWRQLYEAKLKDVQEAENKAIDRLKQLYKKEDARKQSRQVQLCTKVPPSSKRSFFAGSGPGYNMSNVKSNIMKKAKIDLMKSQEVKNLAAMKKKAVQSHHSGTTITKSSGFCGKNSASTSKHSKPLERRF